Within the Nocardioides aurantiacus genome, the region GGCAGCCGCCGGCCACGCGGCGCTGCAGCGGGTCGAGCCGACGCTGCCACCGGGCGACCACCGCCGTGGGGGCGAGACCGTGCTCGAGGAACGCCAGCGTGCCGCCGGGCCGCAGCACGCGGCGTACCTCCCGCAGCGCGAGCGACGGGTCCGGGATCGTGCAGAGCGTGAACGTGCACAGCACGTGGTCGTAGGACGCGTCGGCGGCGTCGAGCCGCTGCCCGTCGAGGCCGACCCGCTGCACCGGCAGGTCGTGCCGGGCCCGCCGACGCTCCGAGAGCGCCCAGCCCCGGTCGGCCGGCTCGACCGCGTCGACCCGGGTGACCGCAGCGGGCAGGTGACGCAGGTTGAGCCCACCGCCGAACCCGAGCTCCAGCACGGTCCCGT harbors:
- a CDS encoding class I SAM-dependent methyltransferase, yielding MIDRMGWWEDRVVPGLVDRALKGRDIGELRAEACAGLDGTVLELGFGGGLNLRHLPAAVTRVDAVEPADRGWALSERRRARHDLPVQRVGLDGQRLDAADASYDHVLCTFTLCTIPDPSLALREVRRVLRPGGTLAFLEHGLAPTAVVARWQRRLDPLQRRVAGGCHLSRDVPALVAASGLQPGPVRAAYLPGPRTPWTFGYLGTATAP